One part of the Saprospiraceae bacterium genome encodes these proteins:
- a CDS encoding DUF3179 domain-containing protein, which produces MKYLFYTASILWILFEFANVYFIMPLPGSQKINSLEFAYSLYSWRWYIRCLLGLAMISGFLVAFQKSKWLSTLVFLFVLFVIYQFNFEFPADKMFYAPKNLILKPIDSNEIDPDRLVLGLSMNGEFKAYPIYLIGYHHQVADKIGDKSILITYCTVCRTGRCYEALVNHKLENFRLVGMDHFNALLEDHSTKSWWRQSTGECVVGPLKGSFLAEFPSQQTSLKTWIDLHPNTQIMQEDPVYKIKYDSLALYEAGKSKGKLTKKDSSSWSDKSWIIGIQIGNDSRAYDWNQLIKDQMILDQIGNTFIVLLLSSDKKSFFAFERPTPESKFIFRNDSLFMNSIYYRFTGESLNFTSVEHPKLKHINAYQEFWHSWKTFHPNSDRYQVLE; this is translated from the coding sequence ATGAAATATTTATTTTATACAGCATCGATTTTATGGATACTTTTTGAATTTGCCAATGTATATTTTATTATGCCTTTACCGGGAAGTCAAAAAATAAATTCATTGGAATTTGCATATTCACTTTATTCCTGGAGATGGTATATTCGATGCCTTCTTGGACTTGCAATGATATCAGGCTTTCTTGTTGCTTTTCAAAAATCGAAGTGGTTAAGTACCTTGGTTTTCCTTTTTGTACTTTTTGTGATTTATCAATTTAATTTTGAATTTCCAGCTGATAAAATGTTTTATGCTCCAAAAAATTTAATTTTAAAACCCATAGATTCAAATGAAATTGATCCTGATCGCCTGGTCTTAGGCCTTTCAATGAATGGTGAATTTAAAGCATATCCAATATATTTAATTGGTTACCATCACCAAGTAGCAGATAAAATTGGAGACAAATCAATCTTAATAACCTATTGCACAGTTTGCCGAACGGGCAGATGTTATGAAGCTCTTGTAAACCATAAGTTAGAAAATTTTAGGTTAGTCGGAATGGATCATTTTAATGCCCTGTTGGAGGATCATTCGACCAAAAGTTGGTGGCGACAATCAACTGGAGAATGTGTGGTTGGACCTTTGAAGGGCAGCTTCTTAGCTGAATTTCCATCCCAGCAAACTTCTTTAAAAACCTGGATTGATTTACATCCAAATACTCAAATTATGCAGGAAGATCCTGTTTATAAAATAAAGTATGATAGCTTAGCCTTATATGAAGCTGGTAAATCGAAAGGTAAATTAACCAAAAAAGATAGTAGTTCATGGAGTGATAAATCCTGGATTATAGGAATTCAAATTGGAAATGATAGCCGAGCCTATGATTGGAATCAATTAATTAAAGATCAGATGATTCTTGATCAAATTGGAAATACTTTTATTGTATTATTACTTTCTTCTGACAAAAAAAGTTTCTTTGCATTTGAAAGACCTACACCGGAATCTAAATTTATATTTAGAAATGATAGCTTATTTATGAATTCGATTTACTATCGTTTTACTGGTGAATCATTGAATTTTACATCTGTAGAGCATCCAAAATTGAAACATATCAATGCCTATCAGGAATTTTGGCACAGTTGGAAAACGTTTCATCCGAATTCAGACAGGTATCAAGTTTTGGAATAA